A single region of the Sphingobium sp. EP60837 genome encodes:
- the clpB gene encoding ATP-dependent chaperone ClpB, whose translation MNLEKFTDRAKGFLQSAQTVAIRMSHQRISPEHLLKALLEDSQGMASGLIKAAGGDPAVAVRETDSALAKVPAVSGSGAQQTPGLDNDAVRVLDSAEQVAAKAGDSFVTVERLLLALTLATTTAAGKALAAAGVKAEGLNAAINNLRGGRTADTVGAEDRYDALKKFARDLTEAAREGKLDPVIGRDEEIRRTIQILARRTKNNPVLIGDPGVGKTAIAEGLALRIANGDVPDTLKDRTLMALDMGSLIAGAKYRGEFEERLKGVLDEVKGAEGQIVLFIDEMHTLIGAGKSEGAMDAGNLLKPALARGELHCIGATTLDEYRKYVEKDPALQRRFQPVFVGEPTVEDTISILRGLKEKYELHHGVRITDGAIVSAATLSNRYITDRFLPDKAIDLMDEAASRLRMEVESKPEEIENLDRRIIQLKIEREALKKETDKASKDRLAALEEDLANLEQQSAALTQRWQAEKDKIAGESKLKEQLDAARVELEQAQRAGDLAKAGELAYGRIPELERKIAEVEGATEDAMLREEVTSEDIASVVSRWTGIPVDKMMEGEREKLLAMEEELGKRVIGQADAVKAVATAVRRSRAGLQDPNRPLGSFLFLGPTGVGKTELTKALAGFLFDDDSAMVRIDMSEFMEKHSVARLIGAPPGYVGYEEGGVLTEAVRRRPYQVVLFDEVEKAHGDVFNVLLQVLDDGRLTDGQGRTVDFTNTIIVLTSNLGSQFIASLADDEPVEKVEDQVMDIVRAHFRPEFLNRLDEVILFHRLGASHMAPIVDIQVGRVQKLLKDRKVVLDLTDGARAWLGRVGYDPVYGARPLKRAVQRYLQDPLADLILRGEVPDGSRVKVDEGDGALQLTVG comes from the coding sequence ATGAACCTCGAGAAATTCACTGACCGCGCCAAGGGCTTCTTGCAATCGGCGCAGACCGTCGCGATCCGGATGAGCCATCAGCGGATCAGCCCGGAGCATCTCCTGAAAGCGCTGCTGGAGGACAGCCAAGGCATGGCGTCTGGCCTGATCAAGGCTGCGGGCGGCGACCCGGCGGTGGCGGTGCGCGAGACCGACTCGGCGCTGGCCAAAGTGCCGGCAGTATCGGGCAGCGGGGCGCAGCAGACGCCGGGGCTGGACAATGACGCGGTGCGGGTGCTTGACAGCGCGGAGCAGGTCGCGGCCAAGGCGGGGGACAGCTTCGTCACCGTCGAGCGGCTGTTGCTGGCGCTTACCCTTGCGACCACGACGGCGGCGGGCAAGGCTTTGGCGGCGGCGGGCGTGAAGGCGGAAGGCCTGAACGCGGCGATCAATAATCTGCGCGGTGGCCGCACGGCCGATACGGTGGGTGCGGAGGATCGCTATGACGCGCTGAAGAAGTTCGCGCGCGACCTCACCGAAGCGGCGCGGGAAGGGAAGCTGGACCCGGTCATCGGGCGTGATGAGGAGATCCGGCGCACGATCCAGATCCTGGCGCGGCGGACAAAGAACAACCCTGTGCTGATCGGCGACCCTGGCGTCGGCAAGACCGCCATTGCGGAGGGCCTGGCGCTGCGCATCGCCAATGGCGACGTGCCCGACACGCTGAAGGACCGCACGCTGATGGCGCTCGACATGGGAAGCCTGATCGCGGGCGCCAAATATCGCGGCGAGTTCGAGGAACGGCTGAAAGGCGTGCTGGACGAGGTGAAGGGCGCGGAAGGCCAGATCGTCCTGTTCATCGACGAGATGCACACGCTTATCGGCGCGGGGAAGTCCGAAGGCGCGATGGACGCGGGCAACCTGCTGAAGCCCGCCCTCGCGCGCGGCGAACTGCATTGCATCGGCGCAACGACGCTCGATGAATATCGCAAATATGTGGAGAAGGACCCGGCCCTCCAGCGGCGCTTCCAGCCTGTCTTCGTGGGCGAACCGACGGTGGAGGACACCATCTCCATCCTGCGCGGCCTGAAGGAAAAATATGAGCTGCACCATGGCGTGCGGATCACCGATGGCGCGATCGTCAGCGCGGCGACGCTCAGCAACCGCTACATCACAGACCGTTTCCTGCCGGACAAGGCGATCGACCTGATGGACGAGGCCGCGAGCCGCCTGCGCATGGAGGTGGAGAGTAAGCCTGAAGAGATCGAAAATCTCGACCGGCGGATCATCCAGTTGAAGATCGAGCGCGAGGCGTTGAAGAAAGAGACCGACAAGGCGTCGAAGGACCGGCTGGCCGCGCTGGAGGAGGATCTTGCCAATCTGGAACAACAGTCGGCGGCGCTGACCCAGCGCTGGCAGGCGGAAAAAGACAAGATCGCGGGCGAGAGCAAGCTGAAGGAACAGCTGGACGCCGCCCGCGTCGAACTGGAGCAGGCGCAGCGGGCGGGCGACCTCGCAAAAGCGGGCGAACTGGCGTACGGGCGCATCCCGGAGCTGGAGCGGAAGATCGCCGAAGTGGAAGGCGCTACAGAAGACGCGATGCTGCGCGAGGAAGTGACGAGCGAGGACATCGCTTCGGTCGTGTCGCGCTGGACGGGCATTCCGGTCGATAAGATGATGGAAGGCGAGCGCGAGAAGCTGCTCGCCATGGAGGAAGAGCTTGGCAAGCGCGTCATCGGGCAGGCCGACGCGGTGAAGGCCGTGGCGACCGCCGTGCGCCGGTCCCGCGCGGGCTTGCAGGATCCGAACCGGCCGCTTGGCTCCTTCCTGTTCCTGGGCCCGACGGGCGTCGGCAAGACGGAATTGACCAAGGCGCTCGCCGGGTTCCTGTTCGACGACGACAGCGCGATGGTGCGCATCGACATGAGCGAGTTCATGGAGAAGCACAGCGTCGCCCGCCTCATCGGCGCGCCTCCGGGCTATGTCGGCTATGAGGAAGGCGGCGTGCTGACCGAAGCGGTCCGGCGGCGGCCTTATCAGGTCGTGCTGTTCGACGAGGTTGAGAAGGCGCATGGCGATGTGTTCAACGTGCTGCTGCAGGTGCTGGACGATGGCCGGCTGACCGATGGGCAAGGCCGGACGGTGGACTTCACCAACACGATCATCGTGCTGACGTCGAACCTGGGCAGCCAGTTCATCGCCAGCCTTGCCGACGACGAGCCGGTGGAGAAGGTCGAGGATCAGGTGATGGACATCGTCCGGGCGCATTTCCGGCCGGAGTTCCTGAACCGGCTGGATGAGGTGATCCTGTTCCATCGCCTAGGCGCAAGCCATATGGCCCCGATCGTCGATATCCAGGTCGGCCGGGTGCAGAAACTGCTCAAGGACCGCAAGGTGGTGCTGGACCTGACGGACGGCGCGCGGGCGTGGCTCGGGCGGGTCGGTTATGATCCGGTCTATGGCGCGCGGCCGCTGAAGCGGGCGGTGCAGCGCTATCTGCAGGACCCGCTGGCCGACCTGATCCTGCGCGGTGAAGTGCCCGATGGGTCGCGGGTGAAGGTGGATGAAGGCGATGGGGCGCTTCAGTTAACTGTGGGGTGA